The Aeoliella mucimassa genome includes the window GGGTCGGTATCGTAGCCGGCATCCAGATGCTCGCGAATGTTGTAAGGCTGAGTTGTGACATGCTCGCTGGCGACTTCTGCAGAGGTGATATGCAGTATTTCGTCTTCGTAGAACCAAGCCATGTCGTGCTTGCGGAGTCGATTGAGCAGCAAGTAGATCGGCTCGTCGTTGAGCTGATCGCTGTAAGGATCGCCCGGCAGGTAGCCAACGTTCGAGAGGGCTTCTTGTTCGACCAGCACGACGAACCCTTGCTCGCTACGCAGCCATTCGACCACTTCGCGGAGCGACGAGTCGCTGAAGTCGACCGTTGCTTTGCGACGAAGCAGTTCGGGCAGGAACTTCGCGGGGTCGATCGTTTTTGGCTCCTCGGCAATCGTAGGAAGTTCCGGCGCAGGTTTCTCGAGGGTGGCTTCCGCCGCTGCAGGCACGGCGTCCTGGGCCCTGAGGATCGGCGTCGTCAGAATCCCGATTAGTAACACGGCCAAACATTGAAGCGGGCGAAGCGCGAGCATCTTCGGGACTCCCCAAGCAAGAGCTATTTAAACGAAAAGACGATAATACGTCTTTCGAGTTTAATCGCTTGGTTATTCCCATGCAAAAAGGCGAGGTGTGTGCCTGGGTGTCAGCCGCCGAGCGGGTGCAGCTACTATTTGCGTTCCTGAACCAGCACCGCCCAGTCGGTGGGAATCACTTCTTCCTTGCCTCGGCGAACATTCACGGCTGTTACCGCACACCAGTAATGGCTGGGGCCGCCGAGCGGGTCGGTGTAGTCTTCGATGATCTTGTCCTTCTCGCCGCTCTGTAGAGCCTCGTTTACGCGAGCCAGTAGCTCGGGCGAGATGCGGGCGGGCTTGCCACCTTTATTGAGGTTGGCCAGGTCCTTCGCGCTGTGATGCAGGATGAGGCCCCGCTTGGGTTCCTTCTCGATTTCGTCCTGCCGTAGATCAACCAGCAGCACTTGCTTACCCTTGAGCAAGTCTTTTTCGAGCGCGGTGAAGTCGCCCAGGTCGAAGCTCATGGCAAACACCCCGGCCACCTTACTGGTACTGATGGGATTGGGGCTGTCGTACACCGGCACGCTAAACGCCACCTTCAACCGCTGGGTTGAGGTGCTTTCGTAAACTGCCGAGCGATGGGGAGCCTTGATCGGTTCGACATCCGTCACGCCCTCGGGCTTGTCGCCGGCTTCGCCGTGGAAGTAATCGCGATAGGCATAGTTATTGCCGACGCTTTGTGAGTGTGGCGCCCGAGCCACTTGGGTGCCGTTTCGAATGATGACGAACCAGCTTTCGGAAGGATGCCGTTGGTCGAAGCGACTCTTTTCGGTCTTTAGCCAGTCGCGCAGGGGAGACCACATCGGCTGAAAGCGATCGAGCGGTAGCGACTCATCTTGCGACTGCTGGTTGAGATAGCTTACGTATTGCTGGAACGACCGCCCGGAGTCGTCGCCTGGTAGGTCTTTGTTGCGGGAGTCGACTAGATCGATCAACTTGTCGAAGCGGATGTTGATCTCGCGACCAACGTTATCGGCCGAGGTGGCCGCAGCAAACACCGCTGCGTCGCGCTTCGAGGCTTCGAAACGATGCGAAATGCGCGAGACCCAATCTGCCAGCCAAACACCGGCTCCCACGGCAATCACCAACGCGACGATCGCTGCCCACAACCACCGCCGAGTCACGGCCGGCGAGCCAGTGATCGACGACCCCAGCCGCCGCCCAGCCAGCAAGGTATCGGAGTGAGTACCGTCGGCCGCCAGCGTGTCGCTGGCGTGGCCTTGCAACGTGGGGGCGTTGGCCGGCTGGTGACGCGACTCGCTGACCAAGGCGACCAGCGTGTTGTCGACCGAGTACTTTGCCAGTTCCTCGGCCAACTCGCCAGGCGACTGAAAGCGGTCCTGCGGATCCTTGGCCAGTGCTTTGCGAATCACATTCCACAGCGGCCGAGGAATCTCCTTACCGCCGCGAATCGGTGGCACCTTGCCCTTTTCGTGCGCCTTGTCGGGACGCAGTTCCGAATCGAAAAACGGAGGTTTGCCACACAACAGATGATAGAGCGTGCAGCCCAGGCTGTAGATGTCGGAGCGGATGTCGACACTGGTGGTGCGCCATTGCTCGGGGCTCATGTACATGGCGGTGCCCATCGCCCGATGATCGAGGCGCGTGAGCCGCTCGTGATCGTCGCCGACCAATAGCGCGAGACCAAGGTCGAGTATTTTCACCAGTGGCTGCTCGTTGGAGTGAGTCGGCGTCTCTCCCGTGCTCAGCAGGTGAGGACTCGCCACGGTGGTGACCATGAGGTTCGACGGCTTGATATCGCGATGCACCATGCCGCGGGTGGCAATGTACTCGAGGCCCAAGGCGGTCTGGCGGGCGATTTCGCAGGCGTTCGCAATCGACATGGGGCCGAATCTCTCAACCAGGTCGCCGGCTCCGGTACCGTCGACATACTCCATCACAAGGAAGTGGGTTTCGTCTTCTGGCATCGACGAATCGATGGCAACAACGATGTTGGGATGCTCGAGCCCGCCGATCGCTTTAATTTCCTGGTAAAAACGCTTGACAATATCTTGCTGCCCAGCGGCCACCAAATGGGGCTTAATCACCTTTACCGCCCGCAACCGACCGAACTGCGAATGCTTGGCTTTGAACACGTCGCCCATGCCGCCGGCGCCGACCAGTTCGCCGAGTTCGTAGTTGCCTAAACGCGTAAGTCGTTTGGTAGTCGTACTTTCAGGCAACGCACCGTCGGGCAGCAGCCCAGCTACTTTGGAGTAGCCAATGGTACCCATATTGGTGGTCCACTCCCGAGCCCTCTCGGGCTTCGGCGTCCTGCGGGTCTCTTGGTGCGGGCGGCCATCGAAGAGCATTTCGTGCACTTCGACCTCGCCGATGCCTTTGAGCGACCGTTTGCCATGATCGTAGAAGTTCACCCCGTTGAGCCCTGCGTCCTCCAGAATCGCCCTGGCTGCCCGGGAGATCAGGATTTGGCCGCTTGCCGAGAAATCGTTGAGCCGCGCTGCGTAATCGACCGCTTTGCCGATGAAATTGTGGGGATCTCGCGGGTCGATCTGCGGTGAACCGAGGTGCATGCTGATGCGCACCGCCGCCTGAGTGCCGCTGGGACTGCAGAGCGGGTGCGTTTCGTGGCTGCGAATGATCTCAATCGCCCACCGCGCCGCCGAGGCCGCGTCGGCAAACACCAGAAAGTGCCCATCGCCGGCGGTGGAGACCACTCGCCCACCGAAATCCACGGCAAAACCTTCGATACGATCGCGATGTGGCGTTAGAATTTGCGTAACAAACGCCATGTCCCGTTCGGCATCGCTGCCGCCGGGCATTTCGCTTTTCAGGTCAACCGACCCCACCAGGTCGGTGAATACAAAGGTCCGTAATTCGGCCACGCGCGGTGCGATCGAAAGTCAGGGAAAGGGGCCAATCCAGCGACAGCCTGGGATCGCGGGAAAAAGGTGCGACTTAGTTCCTCGGTCCTATTTCCCCTGTACGGGCAGAAAGGGGAGAGGGACGAAGAAAATGCGGAAGTCATGGTTCCCGGGAGTTCAGCTGCGGTGCTAACTACCGCTAAAATGGCCTTAAAACCGGGGAATTCCTAGCCCCACGAGTGTATCGAGTGACGAGCCAAATTCCCATGGCAATCTGTCGAATATTGTCCTGAAGGTCCGATTATTCCGGCGACTTTAAGGGGGAACCTGCCCGCAAAGTCTACGAAAAACGCTTGAGCGTTTCGCGTAGTCGAGTAAACTGGGGGCTAGGAACAGAGTGCACCGCTGCCCCGTGCTGACGTTAAGAAATCGTCGCCAGCAGGTATCGGCCCTCTCAACAATTGATTCAGGCAGGACGGCCGCGGTATAAGACATAAAGACGACGGACGAGGCGAGCCTCCGCAAAACTCGCTTCGGGGCAATCCGCGTCGAGAGCGCCCTTGAGCGTCGCACCTATTGAGGTTCATTCGTGTACAGCATCTCGCGCGTAGATCGCCAATTCGGTATTCTGCTAGTTCTCTTCGTCGGAACATGGCTGGTAGCTGCCAATAGCAGCGCCGATCAAATCGATCTCAGCCTGAACGTTTACTACAACGACATCTACGACACCAGTTCTGGCGGCACTTGGCAATTGGCTGCAAAAGCCGATGAATTTGGCCTCGCTGGCTTGGTGGTTCCACTCTCTGGGATCGACTATTCCGACCCTGCTAACACCGTGTTGGTAGGCCCTAGTGGAAGGGTAAACGGTGGCGATCAAGCCGGGTTCGACTTGAATGTGTCGTATTTCTCTACGTTTGGTCATTACCAGTTGGTGCTCTCGCAAGTGCCGCTAGGCGCAGCTAATCCCGAGCAAACCGTGTTCTACGGAGTGGGGTCGATTGTCGATCCCGACGGCGGCGTACCGAACTACACAAACCAAGCGACCGACTATCCCGACGCCACGTCGGTTGGTCCTGAGCTAACCACGCTCACCGACCTTACCAATGCCGTTTGGGGTAATGGAGATCCCATGGGCGATACCGATTGGGACTCGGCCGCCATTCTGGCCGAGGGAGTGTTTGCCGAAGGCGAAACGCCCGCTTTCTACTCCAGTAGCAGTTTTGCCGCGACCGGGCAGGTGTTCATCACGGTTCCCGGCGATCCAGCGGTACTCGGCGACCGTTCCGGTTTCATCGAAGCCAGCACGGTTGTACGAAGCAACTACGTAGCTCCCCCTGGCGACTTCAACGGCGACGGTGTCGTGAATCTGGGGGACTACACCGTGTGGCGCGAAAGCCTCGGCCTCGCCGTCACTCCCGTCGGATCCGGCCTCGACGTCGATGGCAGCGGCTTCGTAGATGCCGGTGACTACGACATTTGGAAAATGAACTTTGGCGCCGGGAGCAGTCCTGGTAGTCTTCATTCAAACCTCTCTGGCACCGCGGTGCCAGAGCCGTCCAGTGCTATTTTAGCCCTGATTTTATCGTGTGCAGTAGGCCGTTTAGGGTATTGCCGCAGCTAGCGGAAAAACAAATGCTTATTCGTTCCTATTGTTTTTTGTTAATTTTCCTTAACAACTTAGAAACTGCTTGACAGTGCTAAAACGCCGCAACATAATGCAGCCGTGTTGACCATTGAACTCGCTGCCCGTTTGGTGGTCGCCAAAAGTTGTGTTATTGGTTCGGAGAGGCATTCGGCCCGTTAGGGTCCGTATGTCTGCTTGACCACCACTCATCTTCTACGGGCAATGTTTCGGGGGTTTGGTACTACTTAAGCACACCGCAAGTAACCAGACTGTGTTCCGAACACGAACGACCTGAAAGTTCCCCGTAGAAGAGGAGTGGCCAAGCGGCCCGAAGCACCAATGACGAGACAGTCACTGTTGATCCAATTTCGCAATCGTCTTTCAATCAACGAGGGTGGAGAGATTCTGATGTCCTGGAAAAAACTTTTTAGTGTAACTTTGGTAAGTGTGTTCCTCGCGAGCACGGCAGCCGCTGACCCCACCGCAAGCCTGACTGGTGTTGCTAATGGTGGTAATTATGACTGGACGCTTTCGTTCACTCCGGACGATACGCTGTTCAGCACCACGGTAGACGGCACTGGCGGATCGATCGCCACCGCCTTCCAGATCGAAGTTCCGACCGGCGAGTTCGTTTCGGTCGGTACTCCCACCGCTGACTTCACCGGTGGTACCAATCCGATCCTCGACGCCAATCCTGGTATGGATCCCTACGCTGCCGGTACTACCGCAGGCATCGCCAGCTACACCGACGTGGCTTTTGATCTCGGCCTCTACACCACTGGCAACGTCGATGCCCTGTTCGTTCCCTTGGGAAGCACCATCTTCACCGCTGCTGGTACTTACGATGCATTGACCTTCACCACCTCGGGTAGCACGGTCTACGCTGGTGGTGTGATTGCTCAAGCCGGTTCTGAGTACACGATTGATGCTTTCGAAGCTTCTGTTGGTGGTGGGGTTTTGATTGGCGACGCTGATAAGAATAGCTTCGTTGAAACTGCTGACTTTGTGTCGGTTGCTAACAATCTGGGTGTTTCGGGTGCTTCGCCACTGGTTGGTGACGCCGATGACAATGGCTTCGTTGAAACTGCCGACTTCGTGTCGGTTGCTAACAACCTGGGTGCCAGTGCGATTTCGGGTGTTTCAACCACTGTCGTTCCTGAGCCAACCAGCCTGCTGATGCTTGGTCTTTCGATTGCCGGAATTGGTTTCGTTGCCCGTCGCAAGTAGGTAGTAAGTAATTTAAGGCGGGGCTCTGGCTCGTCGTCAGCAGCCCCGCATCACTACATAAATATAAACGCTCTCATTTGAATGTGGGAAAAAGACCTGGGAGGTAGCTAACGATAAGATCGGTATAATGTCATCTGACATGTTCCAATTCTAGCAGCGAACTATTCGCAGCTCTCAGATGGCTAGCTGAAGTGATTACATCGTTCCATCAACAACATTCAATGAATCTAAGGTAACTTCATATGACTCGCACATCTTTCTTTATGGCTTTGGCTTGCTTGGCCATCTCGGCTACTGCTGCCAACGCCGCTACCGTGACCGCTACGATCGTTCCCGGCGAAAATAATTCCTATGGTTTGTACGCTCAGGTAACTGATGGTGCAGATACGACTCAAGGTATCGGTGCTTTCAACTTCCAGCTAACCGGTTTAGATGCTCTCGGTATCGACGGTGGTAGCGATGTGACTTTTACCCCGGAAGTGTTAGGTGGTTTTTCTCCCGCCTTCGCTACTGCTGGCTTCCCCACCATTAGTGGTTCCAGTGCTTCCTCCGATCGTTTTGGTGCTGGTGGTGTTCAATCGCTCGTTAGTGGTAACGCTACTGCTGTAGCCATCTTTGACATTGGCGAAACCGATGTCTTTTACGATCTGTCGGACGTTGCCAATCCTGGTGTTGACGTTAACACCGCTGCTAACGCTCTGCTGGGTACCTTCACTGTTGCTGGTACCACTGAGCTGTCTCAGGCTAACTTTAGTGCAACTTTCGGTTTGTTCCCCAATGGTTACACTGGTGGTGCGACCCAAGAGCCTACTGTTGCGATGGCTTGGGGCGGCACTGTCGATCCAGTTGCTGTTCCTAGCCTCACCGATGGAAGCACCATCAGCCTGCAAGGTGCTTTCTCCGACTACAGCGGTCTGCTCGAAGATGCCGTGACCTTCACTAACGACGGTGGCGGTACTCTGGAAATCCTGAGTGTTGCTATCGAGAACGAATCGGTTGCTGGTATGTTTGGTGCTTCGGAAGATGGTCTTGCTGTCGACCTGAGCCTCGACCTGCCTTTGGCCTACAGCCTTCCCCCAGCCACTGTTGTTACGGGTGACTTGGTTGTTTCGACCAACGGTGGTGACTTCAGCTTCCCGCTGACCGCCACTGTTCCTGAGCCCAGCACTGTGGCTCTGGCCGGTTTGGCCCTCGTCGGCTTGGTTGGCTTCGCCCGCCGCAAGTAAGCTGAGCGATGCTCTTCGCAGCTAAAGCGAAGAACCTAAAAACTACGACCGGGGCCGAGTTTTACTCGGCCCCGGTTTTTTTGTTGACTGCGTGCTATTATTCCCTAAGAGGACCGTTTAGCCACTTGCAGCTAACTAAGGGGGTGATTTACATTACTGAATATTGGGTATCCCATTGCTTCTCTAGGTGGTACCCACCTCTCAGCCATACGACACAGACCCACCTATTGCGTGATTAAGTTTGTGCCTTGACATAATTGGCGTGCCGCAGGCTCGCTGCTGTTGCTTTCGGAAAGGACCGGATCTATGCCCTTATTTGAAGTCGAGACAGACAACCATATCATCATCACCTGGGCGGAAGACGCCGACTCGGCCACAGGCGTGGTTAGCGATGCTTACCCGTCGGAGAACGTAATTCGCATGACGAAGCGTCCCCGTGATACCTGGGTGATTTCCAAGGGCGCGCTTGGAATTACCGAGCAACTCGACATTTGCCATACCGCCCGCGATTGCCTGAACAAGGCTGCTGGCGACAAGGTACACGCCATTCGTCTCTACATGCACGAGACTGGCGTCGACCTGGAGCAGGCTCGCAAGGTAATCGAGTCCAACATGGTTCTTGGTTGGTAGCCAGCCAAGTGACTGTTTGATCGTAAGCCACAGACGGCAAGTCCCAACCAACTGGGCCCGTCGCACAAAAGGCGAGCACGTCGCCCAATAGGCTTACGACCCACGCCAAGCTGCTTAGCGAGGCGTGGGGGCTGAAGAGTCCAGCTTCGATGTATGATTGAAAGACAAAGGCCACTCTCAACGGATGTTGGGAGTGGCCTTGCTGTTGGATTCTCAGGTATCTGCCGATCGACTAGCGTAGAGCGGGTGTCCCGTAGGCACTACTGCCATTCGTCGTACCGGTACCGGTAGGACGTGTCGCTATATTAACAGCACCAGTCGAGGGATAGGTGCTCGTTCCACCAGGGCGGTACCCGCCCGGCGAAGCCGGTACTTCGACGGTTGCTACAGACGAAGCACCCGTGCTGCTTTGAGCAGCGGGTGAGGCAGCTGGACTACCTGCAGGCTGCGAAGCGTTTGCAGCACCTGGTGTCGAGCTAAGCGAGCCGAAACTATCGATAGAAGGTATTTCGGGCATCGGAGGCACCGAAATCTGCCCCATCAGCTGATTGGTTGCGTCTTCCAATCCCGCAGTGGTTTCTTTGCCAATCTGGGTGGTAGTCTCCGCGTACTGCTTGTAGAGTTCATTTCCGCTGGCGAGCATCGGGAACGAGCTAGCAGCAGAGCCGCTGTCGCTGGTGGCTGCAGGCGCTGGTGCAGTGGCCGAAGCCACTGAGTACGGGCTCGTCTGCGGAGCAACGGAAGGTGTGCTTGTTGGGGCAGCGGCCGCTGTGGCACTGCTAGCCGGCGGTGTGTACATCGGCGGTGTTGCGGGGAACACCGAGCTATCGACAGGCGGCGCCGACGGAACGGTGCTAGCAATCGAGGGCGATGGTGGTGCACTAGCACCAGGAGCAGTGCTCTCGGTGGTTGCAGCAAACTGAGCCGAGGGCAGTTCGGGTGCTGGAGGTGCTTCGGCTACGGCCGTGTCGGCACTGCCGTTCCACATTCTTGCCGGATTCATCCAGGCAAAGCGGGAAGCGGAAGATTGGCAACCTGTTGCCGCAGTAAGCGTAAACAGTGCCATCGCAAGTACGGTATATTTCGTTGTCTTCATGGCGTCCATGCCTTCGATAGGTCCAACGATTGTGCGATCCTGGCGCGAGTCATCCTGTACTCGTGCTACTACTCAGGACTCGCCACTTGTGAAAGTGGTTCAATGGGGGAAATCGGTCAACTGGGCAGGTTGGCTTCAGTCGACTTAACCTGTTCGGCACAATCCAATAAAAAAAGCCGCACGCCAGCTAGGTGGCGCGCGGCGATTATAGATAGCCGACTCTCGACGTCAACACCGATTGTTGTCGGTGCTAGCATCCACTACTTGGCAGCCGCGTACAGCTTACCAACGGCTTCCCAGTCGACGACATTCCAGAAGGCGTCGATATAGTCGGGGCGGCGATTTTGGTAGTTCAGATAGTAGGCGTGTTCCCAAACGTCGAGGCCCAAGATCGGGGTACGACCTTCCATCCAGGGATTGTCCTGGTTGGGGGTGCTTTCGACCTTCAGCTTGCCGCCATCCACACTCAGCCAGGCCCAACCGCTACCGAAGCGAGTCGCAGCCGCGTTGGCGAATGCTTCCTTGAACTTCTCGAAACCACCGAGTTCCGAGTCGATCGCGGCCGCCAGGTCGCCGGTGGGGGTGCCACCGCCGTTGGGGCTCATGATGGTCCAGAACAACGAGTGATTGGCGTGGCCGCCGCCGTTGTTTCGTACCGCGCCTTGGATGTCGGCGGGTAGGGTGTCGAGCTTGCCGCAAAGCTCTTCGATCGGCATGTCGGCAACGTCAGCCGATTCCAATGCGGCGTTTACCTTCGATACGTAGGCATTGTGATGCTTGCCATGATGGATTTCCATCGTCTTGGCATCGATATGCGGTTCCAGGGCATCGAACGCGTACGGCAGTTCGGGTAGGGTGTATGCCATGACGGCCTCCTGTGGTTTCGTTCAACATGTCGGATCCGTACGATTCGGCGGACCCGTGGTAGGCTACAAATAGTTAGACGCCCGTACGGCTGTCCGCTGGGGCGTCCTCTATCTGACAGCATACCGCTGCTGGTACCAAACGACAATGAGTGAAAGTGCATTCCCCGCGGTAAACACGCGAAGACTTTCGCTGCTGGCCACGCAACCGACGCGCGCTGTGTGCCTTAGAAATCGGCGGGAATATTCAGGTCGGTCAGCAGTTGGGCTAACCGCAGGCGCTGCTCATCGATGGCGACCATCTGTTCCTGAATCCTCTTGAACAGTTGCTTGGTCTCCTCGTTGGATTCGCTAGCGGTTTTGCTGGTTTCGCCTTGATCGACTCGGATTTCGCAGTCGGTCCAAATGGCGAATGCCTCGTCGAGCAACGGCGGGTTCGAGCCGGTCGACTTGATGGGAGCAAGCGTGTTGGTAGCTGTGGAGGTAGACATGGCTGGGCGAGGGGAGTTGGGTGGTTAGGCGATTACAGCTCTTGGGGCTCGAGCTCGGTGTTTTGTTCCTTGGCCATCAGGTAAGACCGCAAGCTGCCGAGCAGCAGCCGGGCGCGTTCGGCCACTAAGCTGCGGCGGCGGTCGCGTTCGCGTTTGGGACGGATTTTCACGTTGGCCAACGTCGCGGCGTATTCTCCGCCGGCCAGGTTGGACGAATTCGTTTTCGCCTGGCGTTGTTGACTGAACTGCACTTCGACCACATAGGGCACGCGTTGTGGGCCGAGTTTGCCTTGAGCGGTTTCGGTGACTTCGAGTTTCACCTGGTCTTCGGTCACCAGCACAATGCGTGCTTTGCGGTCGGAGATGAATCCACGCAGCTTCTCGATCGCGATATCCACCGGCACGTTGGTAACCAGGGCCGTATCGATCAGGGCGTTGCCTTTCCAAGGCTTGAAGGTGAACCAGCGATTCTTGGGTGGTTCCTCGGGCATGCCGGCGCCGAGTTGCACCACCTGATTGCGACCTTGGTCCTTGGCCTGCAGCAACGCTCGGTCGGAGCGTCGCAGCATCGACTCGGGGGTATCGCCAGGTTGCAGTTCAGTAACTCCGAAGCTAGCAGTGACTGTGTGGTTTGCCAGCTTCTCGTGCGTCGTTTCGCTGAGCTTCTTCCGCATCGCTTCGGCGCGGGAGGCCGCAGTGGCGTTGTCGCAGTCGGCGCACAGCACGGTGAACTCTTCGCCGCCGTAGCGGGCAACCAGGTCGCCCGAGCGGCACATCGACTTCAGCAGCGAGGCGAAATTCACAATCGCTTCGTCACCGGCTTGATGGCCGAATGTGTCGTTGATGTATTTGAAGTGATCGATGTCGGCCATGATCAGGCTGCAGGTCAGCTCGGTATCCTGATGAGCTTCGACGAACAGCGATAGCATGCGATCGAACTCGGCGCGGTTCGCCACTTGGGTGAGCGGATCGCGAATCATTTGGGCGTGCAATGCCTGGCAACGTTCTTCGAGCGTGGTCTCGCTCGAGGCGTCGTGCAGCAGAATGGTCGCTCCGCAAGCTTTGCGGTTGTCGTCGTACACGGGAATCACGTGCAAGTCGATCGTCACATGGCGACCGCTACGTCCCAGTACTCCCACGCGTTCGAGCACTTGTATGCCGCTGGCAATACTCTTGGAAACGGGGCAATCGTCGTCGTCGATCAGGCTCCCTTTTTGATCCGACATCTGTAGCAAGCTAGGCTGGAAGTTCCGTCCGCAAACCGCGGCACCGGCAATGCCAGTGAGCCGTTCGGCACCGGTGTTCCACATGAAGATCTGTTGCTGATTGTTCACGAACACCACACCGTCGTGCATATTCTCGACCAGCTTCTGTTCGAACAGCGTGTTCGTGCCTCGCTGCCGGCGGTCGCCAGGGCGAGTGGTCGCTGTGGTGGGATACGTTTCCCACGAGGTCGACAGGTGCGACAGTTCCGCTAGCCATTGACTGGCCACCTGATCGCTCAGTACGCGTTGATCGCGCGAGATCAGCTCGGCAAACGATTTGACCAGCTTGTGATCGAATTGCCGACCAGCAAAGTCGAACAGCTCGGCAACGGCTCGCTCGCGCGAACGAGCGCGGCGATACACGTGGTCGGTGGTCATCGAGTCAAACGCGTCGACAATCGCCAGCATACGGGCGGCCTGAGGAATCTGGTCGCCTGCTAGCGGAAGCTCCTTGTTCGAGCCATCGAACCAGGCCGCCGCGGTCAGGATGGTGTCGAGTACGAACTGCGGAGCACCGGTGGTGGTCAGCATTTCCACCGCCAGTTGGCGGCAGCCCGCCATCGCTGCGGCTTCCTCCGGTTCGAGTCGACCCGGTTTCATGATGATCGAGTCGGGGACGCCGATCTTTCCGATGTCGTGTAGCAAGGCGGCTACTTCGAGCGTTTCGCGCTGCTCGCTGGTCATGTCGGTCGAGGCGGCCCAGCCGCTGCAGACCAGGGCGACCCGCAAGCTGTGGCTCGCGGTCGAGGCATGCTTGCATCGCAGGGCGGTAAATAATCCGGCCGCGGAGCCGAGTCGCGATTTCACGAGTTGTCGTTGAAAACGGCGTTCGCTGCTAGCTTCGCCGCTCGACATCAGCCCATCTTCTTGCGCAGCTTGCCCCAATCGCTGAAGTACTTCCGAAACCCGGTGATTCACGGGCACAGTTGGTACCTCCTGAGCCTGCCGCTCGT containing:
- a CDS encoding protein kinase domain-containing protein, with protein sequence MAELRTFVFTDLVGSVDLKSEMPGGSDAERDMAFVTQILTPHRDRIEGFAVDFGGRVVSTAGDGHFLVFADAASAARWAIEIIRSHETHPLCSPSGTQAAVRISMHLGSPQIDPRDPHNFIGKAVDYAARLNDFSASGQILISRAARAILEDAGLNGVNFYDHGKRSLKGIGEVEVHEMLFDGRPHQETRRTPKPERAREWTTNMGTIGYSKVAGLLPDGALPESTTTKRLTRLGNYELGELVGAGGMGDVFKAKHSQFGRLRAVKVIKPHLVAAGQQDIVKRFYQEIKAIGGLEHPNIVVAIDSSMPEDETHFLVMEYVDGTGAGDLVERFGPMSIANACEIARQTALGLEYIATRGMVHRDIKPSNLMVTTVASPHLLSTGETPTHSNEQPLVKILDLGLALLVGDDHERLTRLDHRAMGTAMYMSPEQWRTTSVDIRSDIYSLGCTLYHLLCGKPPFFDSELRPDKAHEKGKVPPIRGGKEIPRPLWNVIRKALAKDPQDRFQSPGELAEELAKYSVDNTLVALVSESRHQPANAPTLQGHASDTLAADGTHSDTLLAGRRLGSSITGSPAVTRRWLWAAIVALVIAVGAGVWLADWVSRISHRFEASKRDAAVFAAATSADNVGREINIRFDKLIDLVDSRNKDLPGDDSGRSFQQYVSYLNQQSQDESLPLDRFQPMWSPLRDWLKTEKSRFDQRHPSESWFVIIRNGTQVARAPHSQSVGNNYAYRDYFHGEAGDKPEGVTDVEPIKAPHRSAVYESTSTQRLKVAFSVPVYDSPNPISTSKVAGVFAMSFDLGDFTALEKDLLKGKQVLLVDLRQDEIEKEPKRGLILHHSAKDLANLNKGGKPARISPELLARVNEALQSGEKDKIIEDYTDPLGGPSHYWCAVTAVNVRRGKEEVIPTDWAVLVQERK
- a CDS encoding dockerin type I domain-containing protein; this encodes MYSISRVDRQFGILLVLFVGTWLVAANSSADQIDLSLNVYYNDIYDTSSGGTWQLAAKADEFGLAGLVVPLSGIDYSDPANTVLVGPSGRVNGGDQAGFDLNVSYFSTFGHYQLVLSQVPLGAANPEQTVFYGVGSIVDPDGGVPNYTNQATDYPDATSVGPELTTLTDLTNAVWGNGDPMGDTDWDSAAILAEGVFAEGETPAFYSSSSFAATGQVFITVPGDPAVLGDRSGFIEASTVVRSNYVAPPGDFNGDGVVNLGDYTVWRESLGLAVTPVGSGLDVDGSGFVDAGDYDIWKMNFGAGSSPGSLHSNLSGTAVPEPSSAILALILSCAVGRLGYCRS
- a CDS encoding PEP-CTERM sorting domain-containing protein → MSWKKLFSVTLVSVFLASTAAADPTASLTGVANGGNYDWTLSFTPDDTLFSTTVDGTGGSIATAFQIEVPTGEFVSVGTPTADFTGGTNPILDANPGMDPYAAGTTAGIASYTDVAFDLGLYTTGNVDALFVPLGSTIFTAAGTYDALTFTTSGSTVYAGGVIAQAGSEYTIDAFEASVGGGVLIGDADKNSFVETADFVSVANNLGVSGASPLVGDADDNGFVETADFVSVANNLGASAISGVSTTVVPEPTSLLMLGLSIAGIGFVARRK
- a CDS encoding PEP-CTERM sorting domain-containing protein; this translates as MTRTSFFMALACLAISATAANAATVTATIVPGENNSYGLYAQVTDGADTTQGIGAFNFQLTGLDALGIDGGSDVTFTPEVLGGFSPAFATAGFPTISGSSASSDRFGAGGVQSLVSGNATAVAIFDIGETDVFYDLSDVANPGVDVNTAANALLGTFTVAGTTELSQANFSATFGLFPNGYTGGATQEPTVAMAWGGTVDPVAVPSLTDGSTISLQGAFSDYSGLLEDAVTFTNDGGGTLEILSVAIENESVAGMFGASEDGLAVDLSLDLPLAYSLPPATVVTGDLVVSTNGGDFSFPLTATVPEPSTVALAGLALVGLVGFARRK
- a CDS encoding DUF6793 family protein, with the translated sequence MPLFEVETDNHIIITWAEDADSATGVVSDAYPSENVIRMTKRPRDTWVISKGALGITEQLDICHTARDCLNKAAGDKVHAIRLYMHETGVDLEQARKVIESNMVLGW
- a CDS encoding superoxide dismutase, producing MAYTLPELPYAFDALEPHIDAKTMEIHHGKHHNAYVSKVNAALESADVADMPIEELCGKLDTLPADIQGAVRNNGGGHANHSLFWTIMSPNGGGTPTGDLAAAIDSELGGFEKFKEAFANAAATRFGSGWAWLSVDGGKLKVESTPNQDNPWMEGRTPILGLDVWEHAYYLNYQNRRPDYIDAFWNVVDWEAVGKLYAAAK
- a CDS encoding diguanylate cyclase; this translates as MPVNHRVSEVLQRLGQAAQEDGLMSSGEASSERRFQRQLVKSRLGSAAGLFTALRCKHASTASHSLRVALVCSGWAASTDMTSEQRETLEVAALLHDIGKIGVPDSIIMKPGRLEPEEAAAMAGCRQLAVEMLTTTGAPQFVLDTILTAAAWFDGSNKELPLAGDQIPQAARMLAIVDAFDSMTTDHVYRRARSRERAVAELFDFAGRQFDHKLVKSFAELISRDQRVLSDQVASQWLAELSHLSTSWETYPTTATTRPGDRRQRGTNTLFEQKLVENMHDGVVFVNNQQQIFMWNTGAERLTGIAGAAVCGRNFQPSLLQMSDQKGSLIDDDDCPVSKSIASGIQVLERVGVLGRSGRHVTIDLHVIPVYDDNRKACGATILLHDASSETTLEERCQALHAQMIRDPLTQVANRAEFDRMLSLFVEAHQDTELTCSLIMADIDHFKYINDTFGHQAGDEAIVNFASLLKSMCRSGDLVARYGGEEFTVLCADCDNATAASRAEAMRKKLSETTHEKLANHTVTASFGVTELQPGDTPESMLRRSDRALLQAKDQGRNQVVQLGAGMPEEPPKNRWFTFKPWKGNALIDTALVTNVPVDIAIEKLRGFISDRKARIVLVTEDQVKLEVTETAQGKLGPQRVPYVVEVQFSQQRQAKTNSSNLAGGEYAATLANVKIRPKRERDRRRSLVAERARLLLGSLRSYLMAKEQNTELEPQEL